The DNA window AATACGAATGCTCATCAGCGATGTAGTGCATCAAAGCTGACTTTTTCCCCACTTCGTCCTGTGAGCCGAGTTGTGATCGtttagttgtttgtttgtttgtttttttgcttctcaaaacaacatgcgttcaaaagagtaatacgtTTGCAGCACAAAAGTCACACCGCTCAATCGCTCGGCGTTACTTTCTCTCCATTTGTCGATGTGTTCCAGTTCCGCTGCCATCTTTTGATGTAGCGGCCCATTAAGACACCACTAGAGTTACCTCAACAGGAAGATCAACTACAATAGATTCATTTTTGTCCACTGGACAGACTTTATTCATGATGGTGGCAGCTTGATTCTGAAACAGACAATTTTTGTCTACATTATTTCCCTAAGGGAACATGTGTGGGACAATGGATGCATTTGAACTAAGAGGCTTCAATGCTGATTCAATTTCAATGGCTGCCTGACGGAATTATTATCCTTATTTGTTAAGCATGGCATGACTGCACTTGTATTCATCAAAGAGTATGACAACTGTTATCAACCTAACCTGACAAGcttctgtaaaaaataaaagtgggaaATAAAAGTCCAAAAAAGTTGATAAAGCATCTTAAACTGGGTAGGGTGTAACAGGGCGGGGGAACCAGGAGTCCCAGATCCACAACCAGGGAgatacggaccgccaagggataACACCCCAGCTCCCCCTCAACCCCAGCGTCGGGGCTACAGCAGTGAGGCAGACAAAAGAAAGGGCGAGGGCGAAGGCAGCAAGGCAacccactgcgccggccgacacccgccggggAGCAAATCCCCAGAGAGGAAGTGCCACAGGCTGTCACACTCTTTTAGGAGGATGCTCAGCCTCTGCTGTCACCTGTCACTTCATTGCCTGTGAAGGGGCGTGGCCTCActtcatttttaacattcccGCGGGGAAACCCGCCCTCAGTGGAACAAAACTTGATCGCCATGTGCTAATTACTCCTAAGCAGCACCTCTCACTCTGCTCAGCCACGTCTGCTTTTAGAGAACACACCGTGCTCGCTACCTGGGGTAGCTATCTTTTCATGGCTGTGAGGTCCAGACGATGGAAGCTTTTACTACTGATCAATGGGATGGGGTTGGTGGGGTTCATGACAGTGTGGACCGCCATTAACACCCGCCCGTTTCAAAAGATCTTCCACCCAGACATTCCGGTGGACGCGAGGAGGCCGAGGCTGACTGGCTGGACCACAAAGGATGAACTAGGCAACAGGGTCAAGTCGTTGGAGGACATCGTGTACGGACACATGAACGGTAGAACCAGAACCTATTTCATAAGATGTTAGGTCAGAAAGAATACATAAAGTATTTGTATATGtacttgtactgtatgtagtactcTCACATTAGACATGATGATTACAGTACATGACATTATCAAGGATTGGCACAACACTAAGTGCAGTTTTACTATTTGGATGGAAGTCAGTGACCTTGCTGTGCGCTTCGGTCTCTCAGGTCTGTCCAAATCCCTGGGCCTGATCGAGGGTGGCAACAATGGGAGCCAAAACAGACCGCTGCCCACGGTGCCCCCAAACAAGAAGAAAGAAGCCCAAAATGTGAACGATCATTACGGCTACAACGTCTACTTGAGCGACAGAATCTCTCTGGACCGCACCATCCCGGATTTCAGACCCAGCAGGTGAGTGTACGTCCAACTTGGAGGGTCTGTCTGACACAAATATAGCTCAAAAAATAAACTCAAGTCATGTGCTCCCAAACAGGAAACTTGCATGAATGATAGTAAATACAATCATCTCTTTTATGTAACGCTTATAACATAAAACGGTCTCTCTCGTGTCTGCAGATGCAAAGAGCTGTCCTACCCGAGCAAACTCCCCCAAATCGCCCTCATCTTCATCTTCGTCAACGAGGCTCTGTCCATCATCCTGCGTGCAGTGCactcagctgtcaatcacacaccGCCCCACCTGCTGAAGGAGATCATCCTGGTGGACGACCACAGCGACCACGGTCCGTAAGATGAACCGCTCCATTCCTAATAAGGCCCGCCGAGATTTTTATGATGTTGCGTCATTTTCTCGCAAATTCAACTCCCTCACATATGTTGGCCAGTCAGATTTGTCCCAAACACGCACGTCAACTGCCGATCAAAGATGTAATGGCTTCTTTGTTGATTTGACACATGTGGACCTCTGATGCTTATTAAAAGCAACACTTGTGTTACAATTTATCcatttcatgcattcatttattttctactgcttatcctcacaagggtcaccaccgtgctggagcctatcccagctgtcttcaggcaagagggtacaccctggactggtcgccagccaatcacagggcacatatagatgcatgtttttggaatgtgggaggaaaccggagtacctggagaaaatccacgcatgcacggggaaaacatacaaactccacacagagatggccgagggtggaattgaactcgggtctcctagctgtgaggcctgcgtactaacccCTTGTGTTTCATTTATTATTCGACGATTCAGACACTTTGGTAATGGTTTCCAAATAAGGAAacccaaggttccactgttatgTGGTATGGTAGTAAggaatttatttttcaattttcgaaaaattaaattgttggaaattgcacattttggacatttatAGTGAATCAAGTGGTGAGCATTTTCACTTGGCAAGAATGCTTGCGTGTTTGTGAGGGGGAGGAAGTGTTTGGGTCCAGGAGGAAAAAGTCTGATGAGTTCACTGACAGATCAAACGCAACATGTTGGATTGCTTttgtacattgttgttgtgtGCATGAGTGTGATAGCAGGACTACTTTCACGGGCCTTAggggaaaagtgcacttttttttagaattttgccaatcatccacaatccttctgtgagacatgaacacaggtctttctcttttctgtgcattctaaagatataaaaacagctaaaagagGCAGCTACGAATGGATGtaatgggacgcacctattcTGCCTaaaaagccttctgaaaaaacacaacaaatgctCAATTTACATAATGTGGTCAGCATATTAAtcaagctacagcaacattgtttATGAATAAAGTGATTACACCATAGAACTACTTTACTggcatagtgacacctcgcgcgccggcctcacagctacgagaaccgagttcaattccaccgtcggccatctctgtgtggagtttgcatgttctccccgtgcatgcgtgggttttctccgggtactccggtttcctcccacattccaaaaacatgctaggttaattggcgactccaaattgtccataggtatgaatgtgagtgtgaatggttgtttgtctatatgtgccctgcgattggctggccaccagtccaggatgaacCCCtgctctcgtctgaagacagctggtataggctccagcacccccacgaccctcatgagaataagcggtagaaaatgattgaatgaatgagtgacacTTCGCCACGCCAGCTAGCTTTTATCCAGCTAgggactagcttcaccacacgcTCTCCTGTAGCGTATCAGTGCCGCGCACACAACGCCTCAGTCCACTATACTGAAAGGTTAAGCCACATATTGGAGCTCTCGCCACTGCTGCTTTGAGTTTGGAAACATTAATGCTAAGTGTAGCTTTTGTTTCTATGTTCCTATGTGAAACCAGGAAGTAAGTTCCGCTAATGcttaaaattaccaaaataaatgaattgataaataaatgaatgaatttactacATGGTCAAAAGATGTATATCGGAAGTTGTTGGaagtttttgggggggttttaataagataagatatgccattatttgtccctcagtggggaaattttcTAGGCGTGTTACATTACGTGCATGGAATTACCTGCTtcttttttacctgttttgaCATATTTAGAACACACAAGAACGAGAATGACATGtggtcatgtctcacataaggacttAGGACCTAAAAAAGCACTTTCCCTTTAAAAACCTTCCTCACGTgtgacagtcatgtgaccaggATATGGCTTCCTCAAAAGGGCAGTGTATCAAGTATGCTAGCTATTCTTCAAAGgcatatttttgccatttaaaagtaattttaaaacCACTTAATAATTCTAATTATTGTGTAGCACATCAAATATTACAGTTGAACTGCTCTTGCTATATTTGTTCAATAAATTCATATAAAACAAACAAGGGAAATATTGCTGTCTTATAGACTTAGCCTGACGAGGCGTATTTGTCAAAATACGCTAATATAAGCCACTCAATCAATATCactgtcattttttaattaacgtTATTTTGTGGCATTAAGCACCAAAAAGTGTCACGTTGATTTATGTTTAGGGCGGTCAAAAATAGCATATTACTGATTAATTCATTGGAATCCATAATGCATAATTAGAATCCATACTGTGTAGCGTAATTAACACACGGGCATTGTGTCAAGACGCATCTCTCTTTTATGACAGCACACGAAGACATAATCGCGTCCCAACATAGCCACTCAGACTCTGACGCATACGTTTATTCTAACCGGAACatatcaacagcagtgcaattccaacatcgTATACTATATAATAGCTCCATCTCTTACCCACTCGCAACGGATTCCTCCTCGCATTACTCATTGTTACGAGCCGAAcgtgaggtgcattcagggacgctctgaacatcacaaaaaccGCTTTATAGTGTCATGCGTGTGTGGCctataaataaacagaaagacaaggAACACTATTCGTAGCACTCACTAATGTGACTCTACACTGCGGAAGTTGCAACATCCAAGCATAACAAATATAGCTCgtaaatcccagaaaatacagcTACAGGCGCACAGGTGTCTCTGAACGCAACACCTAATTAttagtgtgattcaaatgttctgctccTATTCAAGAGACTAGAATTagacaaatacattttctttcagCGGGCtacacggcggacgagtggttagcacgcagacctcacagctaggagaccagggttcaatttcaccctcggccatctctatgtggagtttgcatgttctccccgtgcatgtgtgggttttctccgggtactccggtttcctcccacattccaaaaacatgctaggttaattggcgactcaaaattgtccataggtatgaatgtgagtgtgaatggttgtttgtctatatgtgccctgtgattggctggccaccagtccagggtatacaccgcctctcgcccgaagacagctgggatagactccagcacccccgcgaccctcgtgaggaaaagcagtagaaaatgaatgaatgaatgaatgaatgaatgaattttctttcATGATTtaaattttcagttcatttgtaGCTGCATGGGCATGATTCAGACATAgtggcaaatggtgattaatcctgattcattcatttgaaaactgcgCCCAATGTCACAGACgttagacaaaaaaacaaaacaaaactacacAAGTGATGCTCCAATCAGGGCTTTATTTTTCAGATTCTGATTATCCCTTTGTAAAACAGGGACTGGTCTACCgacaatattcaatatatattttatatcagGAAATGAAAGCAATCCCTAAATGTCTTCAATGCAGAAGTAGGTGACAGTTTTAATCGGTTCAACCCTGGAGGAGACAAACCTGTCTGTCCTGTCTGCTTTGAAGCAATTTTTAAGGCAATTAGGTGACGTCAGCACAAGCGGTGGTGTGGCAAGAGTTCAAACCTTTTGCCTCCATAATAAGTAGAACATCATTACAACATTAGAACGTTAGCTCATGCATACCACAACGGCCACCTGCTCTGGGGTTGGACTCAAACAGCAggaactacattttttttgcttttcaacCAGCAGGCTTCTTCACAGGCAGTGACTTTGGGACTTGATGAGAGTTGATGTAACTGTGAGAAGGTGCGACGCCATGTTTCTCTTTATGTGTGTCGGATGGAAAAAGTTCAGTATTGTGAAAGCCGTCATTCATTGCTCTCTGGTCTGAACTGAAATCCTCCTGAAATCAAATAACGGTAGCTTgcctatgaatgaatgaatgaatgaatgcatgtgaTTGATGTTGTGTTTTACGGCTTCCAGAGCAGCTGAAAGGACCTCTGGAGAACTATGTGAAAAAGCGCTACCCCGGCCTGGTCAAGATCATCAGGAACCAGAAGAGGGAGGGGCTGATCCGGGCCAGATTGGAGGGCTGGAAGGTGGCCACCGCAGAGGTGACGGGCTTCTTTGACGCCCACGTGGAGTTTACCCCATTCTGGTGAGACAATCACGAGGTAGGAGGTAGTCCCGTTGggccagtgatgggaataacggcgttTCAAATCATTGCGTTAGtaacttttttcagtaactgGTAATgtaagtaattacttttattgtcagcataacgccgtgTCCATTTTTGACTACCCGTTAttgcacgttactgaagccgcctaaaaatatatcaccgacttcataactaatctgcagcgcagtgAGAGTGATGCAGGGTGACAAGAGAGGGGGTgcgataaccacataagcaatgatgattggctcaggttttagTAAAACATTCTTATCTCACAGACTGCACTCAGTTTCATACAGCTTAAgtctttctcctccgacccctccccagtcaccacaggtgtgccccagggctctgtcctggggccccttcACTTCATAACCTTCTCCCCCACGGCCATATCTTACGCAAATTCAACATTCACTTCCACTGCTTCGCGGATGACACCCAGCTTTACCTTTCTTCCAAACCTAActccacactcccacccccctccctcacctcctgtctgtctaaaataaaatcatggttcacctctaactttctgaaacttaacaGCAATAAAAGAGAATTCTTACTCATTGGCGCCAAATCCACCttatctaaagttgactccttctctctctccatcgacagctccttagtctccccctcccctcaggtcaagagtctgggCGTCATCCTTGACAGAACACTATCTTTTCAATCTCACATTAATAACGTCGCCAGGTCAGCTTACTTCCATCTGCGCTACATTAATCATCTACGCCCCTCCttcaccccccacaccaccaccatcctcgtccatagccttgtcacttcccgcCTCGACGATTGTAACGCActcctcttcggcctccctcaAAAATCCCTCCGTAAAATacaactggttcagaactctgctgcccggatcatcaccagAACCCCCTCATCCCACCGCATCACCCcaatcctgcagcaactccactggctcccaGTGACTCAAAGAATCACCTACAAAGTCCTTCTGTAcatccataaccttgcccccccccttacctctctgacctTGTGCACATTCTCAATCCATCTtgttccctcagatcttcctcctccctctATCTCACTGTACCTTCTGCATgccttagcactatggggagcacAGCTTTCAGCCGCTgtgctccccaactctggaactcattgccacctgacctccgtaactctgccacccttcccatcttcaaatccaaactcaaaactcatctgttcaaacttgctTATTCTCTTTTACTGCTTCACATTGTATgttctcttttatcttgtattttatattggtgtttttatatattctgtacagcgaccttgggtgtcctgaaaggcgctttgaaataaaatgtattattattattattattattattataacattgcATCTTCAGctaatcagagaacttgggtgggcgggtgtttagagtaCGTCCAAAGTGCAATACAGCATAGCGAGAGATGGCTAGTGAGGAAGACTCTAGTGAGAAGACAacgtttgccaaatggaagtacagacactactttaacctagTTAATGTcaaaaggtaaaatgtacattatgtccccgaaaaaaaactttgtccacgtcatgtgtgagcaactcaaacccacagaaacacctgtCGGCTGCAATAACTGcaaacctctgtaatggtacCTGTCTTTActgttacttttactttttgtagtggagtaactcagttactttttttgagaagtaactaaaactaattacttttttaaagtaacatgttCAACACTGCATAGGGCATAATGTATCAAACGCatccattattattaatggattattattattagtcaataaAAAACCCacatactatatttactatatactatatttggGTCTGACTGTCCTACCATTAGTATCGATACTATCGATGTCTGGATCAATCCGTACGTCTCTGCAGCACAGACAATAATGTGACCGCCTGCTTCTCAGGGCTGAGCCCATTCTGTCCAGAATCAAGGAGGACCGCACGAGGATCGTCCTGCCCACCATCGACAACATCAAGCACGACACCTTTGAGGTGCAGCCCTTTTCCAGCCCGGCCCACGGCTTCGACTGGCAGCTGTGGTGCCTGTACGCAAAGACGCCCATAGAATGGCTGCAGAAGAATGATGACACCGCCCCCATGAGGTGGTCCAAACTCCTCCCTCCAAACACATCAGCTGGTTGGAAACGCGTCGTTGAATGTACATGCCTGTGTTTTGTTGCCGTCGCAGGAGTCCCGCCATGATCGGCTGTTCCTTCCTGGTCAACAGGGTCTACTTTGAAGAGCTGGGCCTGTTTGACCCGGGCATGGATATCTATGGAGGGGAGAACGTGGAACTGGCCATCAGGGTTTGTGTGTCCTGTTTCTCCTTTAAGTGGCCAAGAAAGCATATGTGCTAGCTTAGCTGCTTGCTCAACGTGAACGTCAATAACATCACACCAACTCccaacatttttgcagcagattcctaaaaacagcagaacgctcctgttatatagaggatctttggctagcttTTTTGTAGTACTTCCTTAAAACATCAGGCCTCCTGTCATGTAGATCATCTTTGACTTGGTTTTTTACAGTAGGTCTTTataaacagcagagcgctcctgtcataaacataatctttgactagcttttttgtAGAGGTCTTTACAAAGTGCTTGCgttttatagaggatctttgacttattttttttgcagtaggtcctttaaAATGTCAGGGCTCCTCCTGTCATatttataggatctttgacttattttttttttttgcagtgggtCCATTAAAATGTCAGGGttcctcctgtcatatagaggatctttgactttttttgcagtaggtcctttaaAATGTCAGGGCTCCTCCTGTCATatttataggatctttgacttattttttttgcagtaggtctatTCAAATGTCAGGGCTCCtcctgacatatagaggatctttgccttttttttgcagtaggtcctttaaAATGTCAGGGCTCTtcctgtcatatataggatctttgacttttttttgcagtaggtccttaaaaacagaacaGCGCTCTgccatattgaggatctttgactaactcTTTTTGCAGTTGGACCTTTGCTTGTGTGTTACAGGGGATATTTGACCAGCTGTTTTgcagtcggtccttaaaaacatcagagctCCTGTAATATTCAGGATCTTTGGCTTGCCTTTTTGCAGTAGGtactaaaatttaaaaaagagcTCAGCACTGTTATAtcgaggatcttggactacctTTTTGTGCAGTTGCACCATTAAAACAGCAAATGTGTCTGTTTTTGACTTGTTTTGGCAGTGGGACCTGAAAAACGTCactatcatatagaggatcttggactagcttttttttacagtaggttcttaaaaacatcaTAGCTCCTGTTTTATAGaggatttgggattttttttgcagtagttccttGAAAACAGTGGAGCGCTTCTgccatatagatgatctttgactatctTTTTGCAGTgaatttttaaaacatcatcAGGATCTGTGACTACTATGAACATCTCTTTTGGTTAATGATTTTCTGACTTTATATAAGAGTATGTTAGCCATTTGCTGCTAAAATGAAAGCGAAAGTGAATACAAGCGACAAGTTTGGCCCCTGCTCTTTCGTTGtctgtgcccccccaccccaaacaaTTGAGTTGAATAACCCCCATTTGTCTTAAGAGGCGGTAGAAGCACAGATGTCATGGGTCTCCATGTTTGATACATGTTATATTTCTTACCTGTGGTGGCTCCATGACTCCGCCCCTCCTCCCCTACAGGCGTGGACATGCGGCGGCAGCATGGAGATTCTTCCGTGTTCCCGAGTGGCTCACTTAGCACGCGTCAAGAAGCCCTACTTGGTAGACAACATCTACACCCCAATGCGGCGGAACGCCCTGCGCGTGGCCGAGGTGTGGATGGACGAACTGAAGTTCAACGTCTACATGGCCTGGAACATCAACATGGAGGTGACACGTTGGCATGCTCTCATTCGTGCACTTTAAAACAAGCTCTAATCTGCTGTGACCACTTCCTCAGAAACACGGCATCGACTATGGAGACATCTCTGAGAGGGTGGAGCTGAGGAAGAGACTTCAGTGTAAAAACTTCCAGTGGTACCTGGATAACATCTACCCGAGCCTAGGGAACTTCAATAACACCATCCGATATGGAGATGTCAGTCTACGCCATCATGCCCGTCTGACTTTGTTGGACATGCTCAGCTGAAAGAAGAAACATACGTTGTCATTTCAGATGCGCAACTCCGAAGTGAAGAATTTGTGTTTGGACCAGGGCGCTGATGGTGACAATACGGTCATCTTGTACCAATGCCACGGGATGTGGCCTCAGGTAGGACAGACGTGTCATATCACTTTCTCACATGGTGT is part of the Doryrhamphus excisus isolate RoL2022-K1 chromosome 8, RoL_Dexc_1.0, whole genome shotgun sequence genome and encodes:
- the LOC131135034 gene encoding polypeptide N-acetylgalactosaminyltransferase 17-like; the protein is MAVRSRRWKLLLLINGMGLVGFMTVWTAINTRPFQKIFHPDIPVDARRPRLTGWTTKDELGNRVKSLEDIVYGHMNGLSKSLGLIEGGNNGSQNRPLPTVPPNKKKEAQNVNDHYGYNVYLSDRISLDRTIPDFRPSRCKELSYPSKLPQIALIFIFVNEALSIILRAVHSAVNHTPPHLLKEIILVDDHSDHEQLKGPLENYVKKRYPGLVKIIRNQKREGLIRARLEGWKVATAEVTGFFDAHVEFTPFWAEPILSRIKEDRTRIVLPTIDNIKHDTFEVQPFSSPAHGFDWQLWCLYAKTPIEWLQKNDDTAPMRSPAMIGCSFLVNRVYFEELGLFDPGMDIYGGENVELAIRAWTCGGSMEILPCSRVAHLARVKKPYLVDNIYTPMRRNALRVAEVWMDELKFNVYMAWNINMEKHGIDYGDISERVELRKRLQCKNFQWYLDNIYPSLGNFNNTIRYGDMRNSEVKNLCLDQGADGDNTVILYQCHGMWPQLTRYTTEYQLMLGSLGTFSWSARCLVDDPSKNEPQHMVCNQVKDVQMTKWIYSQNKSVINMATGRCLEVVPIKEEPFAKVVLQTCSGQWWTINHFNVVP